Within the Polaribacter pectinis genome, the region TCTCGTCCGTATTTTTTTAATTCTGCAATAACTTGTGGTACTAATGTTTTGTGTCCAGCAGCAAGAGAAGAAATTCCTAAAATATGAACATCATTTTCTACAGCTTGTTTTGTTGCTTCAATGGGAGTTTGAAAAAGTGGACCAATGTCTACATCGAAACCTAAATCTGCATAACCAGTTGCCACAACTTTTGCACCTCTGTCATGACCATCTTGCCCTAATTTGGCAATCATAATTCTTGGGCGCCTTCCTTCTAATTCAGCAAATTTATCTGCTAAATCTTTTGCTTTTTTAAAGAGTTTATCTTCTTTTATTTCTTTACTATACACGCCAGAAATTGTTTTATGTACTGCTTTGTGTCTACCGAAAGCTGCTTCTAAAGCATCTGATATTTCACCTAAAGTAGCTCTGTTTCTTGCTGCTTTTACAGCCAAATCTAATAAGTTTTCTTCTCCAGTTTTTGCAGCTTTTGTTAATGCTTCTAAAGATATATTTACTGCTGATGTATTTCTCTCTGCTTTTAATTTATCTAATCTGTCTATTTGAGATTTTCGAACAGCTTCATTATCAACATCTAAAATATGTAAAGGATCTTCTTTTTCTAATTGATATTTATTTACACCAACAATTACATCTTGTCCGCTATCAATTTTTGCTTGTTTTTTTGCAGCAGCTTCCTCAATTCTCATTTTCGGAATTCCTTTTTCAATGGCTTTAGTCATGCCACCTAATTCTGCAACTTCCTCCATTAATTTCCAAGCTTTATTGGCTATTTTTTCTGTCAATTCTTCAACATAATAACTTCCAGCCCAGGGATCTACAGTTTTTGTGATGTGCGTTTCTTCTTGTAAATAAATTTGTGTATTTCTTGCAATTCTTGCTGAAAAATCTGTTGGCAAAGCAATTGCTTCATCTAATGCGTTTGTATGTAAACTTTGTGTTCCACCAAAAACAGCAGCCATTGCTTCAATTGTAGTTCTGGCAACATTATTAAACGGGTCTTGTTCTGTTAGAGACCAACCACTTGTTTGGCAATGTGTTCTTAATGCTAAAGATTTTGGGTTTTTTGGGTTGAATTGTTTCACAATTTTTGCCCACAACATTCTTGCTGCTCTTAATTTTGCAATTTCAGTAAAATGATCCATTCCAATTGCCCAAAAAAATGATAATCTTGGTGCAAAAGAATCGATGTCCATTCCTGCGTCAATTCCTTTTTTAATATACTCTAAACCATCTGCAAGTGTATATGCTAATTCAATTTCTGCTGTTGCACCAGCTTCTTGCATGTGATAACCAGAAATAGAAATAGAATTGAATTTTGGCATTTTATTACTGGTATATTTAAAAATATCCGCAATAATTTTCATGGATGGAGCAGGAGGATAGATGTACGTATTTCGCACCATAAACTCTTTTAAAATATCATTTTGTATAGTTCCAGAAAGTTGTTCTACAGAAACTCCTTGTTCTTCAGCAGCAACAATATAAAATGCTAAAATGGGTAAAACTGCACCATTCATTGTCATAGAAACGGACATTTTATCCAATGGAATTTGGTCGAATAAAACCTTCATGTCTTCCACAGAATCTATGGCAACACCAGCTTTACCAACATCTCCTTGCACACGTTCATGATCTGAATCGTAACCTCTGTGTGTTGCTAAATCAAAAGCAACGGATAAGCCTTTTTGTCCTGCCTCTAAATTTCTCCTGTAAAAAGCATTACTTTCTTCAGCTGTAGAAAAACCTGCATATTGTCTGATTGTCCAAGGTCTTCTAACATACATTGTAGAATATGGTCCACGTAAATTTGGAGCAATTCCTGCAATAAAATTCTCGTGTGAAAATTCTTGTTTTGAATTAGAATTACTTTCTATTAATTTTATATGTTGAACCTCTTTTCTACTCATTTGTATCTTTAGTATCTAACTTCATCAATTTGTATAATTTCGAACTAATTACTTTTATTTCTTTATCTTTTTTATTGATGGTAAGATGATTTCTATAAATAAAGAATAAGCAAAACAACCCTAAAATAATTATTCCTGTGATGAAAAAATCTACGCTGTTGCCAAAAAAGTTGTAAAACTTATCTTCTAAAAAATAAAATGATAGAAAGGTAAATAAGATAAAACCAATAATATAAGTTGGTTGTTTCTTTTTTATGGCTTCTATATCATCTTTTAGTTGCCTTTGCTTATTTTGTTGTCTAACAATTTCCTGACTTTTGCTATCCATAATTTTTCTTTTAATTCTTTTCCAATTCTAACCTTTCTTTTTCTATTGTTTCAGAAAGACGATTTCTAATTATTGGGGGAATTAATGTTTTTATATTTCGTTGTTTAACAAACGGATACAATTCTAAATGATCTTTCATTGTATCTTTTTTGTTTTGTTGTAAATTAGTTCCTACCAAAGAAATTTCTTTTTTATCAAGTTGATTTTCTTCTTTAATAGCACTTTCTTTAATTTTTTTCTGAATTATTCCGTCTTTTAATTGGCGTAAAAAACCACCACCTTTTTCTATATTTTTAAAAATTGTTAGAGCTTTTTCTGAAAGTTGTTCCGTTAATGATTCTATATAATAAGTACCATCTGCAAAATTTTGTGCATTCGTAAAACCGCTTTCTTCTTTTAATATTAACAATTGGTTTCTTGCAATTCGTTCTCCAAACTCATTCGATTTATGATAAATTGCATCGTAAGAAACTGTAGATACTGTATTAGAACCGCCTAAAATAGCACTCATATATTCCGAAGAAGTTCTTAACATATTTACATTATAATCATACAATGTTTTATTACGAATACTTGGTTGAACAAATAAATGAGCTTCCGAATCTACAATATTGTATTCCTTTAAAAGTGTTTTCCAAAGAATTCTAAAAGCTCTTAATTTTGCAATTTCAAAGAAATAGTTACTTCCTACAGAAAATTTAAAGTGAATTTTATTGGCAATTTCTCCACCAAAATGATTTAAATATTCATTTGCATGTGCCAGAGAATATGCTAATTGTTGTGTAATATTTGCACCTGCATTTTGATACAGATCTCCAGAAATTGAAATACAATTATTAGTAGATTTTACAATCTCTTCTAACTTTTTATGATCTTCTTTTAAGTTGATATGCCAATTGCCAGTTTCGGCTAAATTACCAATAATATCATTTTGGAAATAGATATTGTTTGAGCTTATGAATTTTGCGATTTCTAGCTGAAATTCATCATTCAAAAAAGAAAAACTAAAATAAATAAGTGTTTTATTGAATTTAATATTTTGAAAAACTGTTTTATAATCGAATTTAGAATTTGCTTTAAATTGAATTGCTTTTGCGCCTCTTTTAAATGCATCTAGAGCTAAAGAATTTGCTATTTTTTCATCATCAATAAAAATAGTTTGGCAAACGACAAAATCTTTTTCTGGAGTACTTATTTCTTGATGAGTTCTATCTTCTGACGTGTAAAAAGGTTTTACAACTACATCTTCATTGGTTTTCCAAAGTAGCGTATCATTATAATCTGCTCCTTTTAAATCTACTTGAATTTTCTGTTTCCAAGCAGATGCAGAACTTTTTTCAAACTCATTAAATAGAAATTTACCCATTATTTTTTTATGCTATCAAATTCAATAATATAAATATCTTCGTTTTCTTTCTTCATTAAATACTTTTCTCTTGCAAAACGTTCTAATTGAAGAGAATCTTGCAATTTTTTTATGGTTGCTTTATCTTCTTTAATTTTCTTTTGATATGATGAAATTGCATGCTCTAAATCGTTAATTTCTGAATTAAATCTACGATGAACTAAATAGGAATTGTCATCCCAAAAAAACATCCAAATGATAAAAAAGGTTAAAATAATTACATACGTATTTGTAAATATTTTTACTACTTTATTGTTTTTAAATTGGTTAAAAGACATACCGTTTACAAACGTTCGTTTATTACAGTTCTAACAATATCTATGGCAACAGTATTAAACCTATCATTAGGTATAATTAAGTCTGCAAAGTTTTTTGTTGGTTCTATAAATTGTTGATGCATAGGTTTTAAGGTAGATTGATATCTGCTTAAAACTTCATCTAAATCTCTTCCTCTTTCAGAAATATCTCTTTTTAATCTTCTTATTAAACGCTCATCTGTTTCTGCATGTACAAAAATCTTAATGTCAAATAAATCTCTTAAATCTTTATTATTGAAAATTAAAATTCCTTCCACAATAACCACCTTTCTTGGGTGTGTTTTTACAGTATCTTTTGTTCTGTTGTGAGTTACAAAAGAATACACTGGTTGGTTAACAGTTTTGCCAGATTTTAAGGCTTTTAAATGTTTAATAATTAATTCAAAATCTATTGCTCTTGGATGATCGAAATTAATTTTAGTTCTTTCTTCATAAGGCATATCATCTGTTGCATTGTAGTAAGAATCTTGAGAAATTACACAAACTTCATCCGTTGGTAATTGTTTAATTATTTGATTTACAACTGTGGTTTTTCCACTTCCAGTTCCACCAGCAATTCCAATTATAAGCATAAAAAACAGTATTTAATTTACTAAAATAGTAAAGATTTTATAATTTAAGATAATTATTAATTTTAATGTCTTTCGCTTTTAAATCGAACATTAAATTATAGAGCCCGAAAAAAGTTCTATTCATGTAAATAAAATGCTTGGAACCTCTACTACCATTCATAGATCTTAATTCTGCACTTTTAGAATAACGTTCGCCAAATTCAGATATTTTATTAAAAAATACTTCGTCAGAAAAATCAAAAGTTTCTACGTGAAAAGGTTGTGTAAAAATAGATAGCATTTCATGAAACATCGCTCTAAAAAATTCTAATTCTTCTTTACTATCATCTTTCAATAAAATTTCTAATTCGTACATTTTCTCATCAAATAATGTATCATTAGCAAGCGTTTCTTTGTTTGCTAAAACAAAATACGGGTTGTAAAAATCTAAAGGAATTGTTTTCATACAACCAAAATCTAAAGCGACTAATTTATCATCTTCAGAAATTAAAAAATTCCCTGGATGAGGATCTGCATGTACCTTTTTTAAATTATGAATTTGAAACATATAAAAATCCCACAAAGCTTGTCCAAGTAAATTTGCTTTTTCTTGATTTGTGTTGGTGTTTGTAAATTCTGATAAATGGATTCCTTGCATCCAATCCATTGTAATTATCTGTTTAGACGACAGTTCCTTGTAATAACTAGGGAAAGCTAAATTTGGGATATCTTTACAAGCGTCAACAATTTCTTGGCTTTGTTCTACTTCTAAAACGTAGTCTGTTTCTTCTAATAATTTATTTTGAACCTCTAAAAAATACTCATCAGACATTTTTCCTTTCATGTTAAACATTCTAATAACAAAAGGTTTTAGCAATGCTAAATCAGATTTTATACTGTCTGAAACTCCTGGATATTGAATTTTAACAGCTAATTTTTTACCATCCTTCTCTGCTTTATGAACTTGTCCAATACTTGCTGCATTGTATGCTTTTAAATCAAAAGAATCGTAAATGTCACTTGGGAATTTTCCAAAACTCTTTTTAAAAGTTTTAGAAACCAAGGCTTCAGAAAGTGGTGGAACAGAAAATTGCGCTAAAGAAAATTTTTCTACGTATGCTCTTGGTAAAATACTTTTTTCCATGCTTAACATTTGCGCAACTTTAAGCGGACTTCCTTTTAAGTCTTTTAAGCTATCGTAAATATCTTCTGCATTCGATTTATTTAGTTTTTCTCTTGCTTCTTCTTCAGTTTCTGTAATTTTATTTCCGTAATATTTTAAATAATTTACACCAACTTTTGCGCCTGTTGTAACTAATTTAGAAGCTCTTTGTAATTTAGAAATAGGTATTTTGCTTGCTTTTTTCATAGTGTTTTATTCTTTTTGAAACTTTTCTTTGTAGATAAATTTCCCTAAATCTAAAGCGTTTTTTAGAAAATTATTTTCTAAAAGCTCAAAACTTGTATTGATAGATTTCTCAATTAAAATATCGGTTTTTTCAAAAGATTCAGAAGTGTCATCTAACCAAAATTTAATGGTTAAAAAAAGTTGAATCCAGGCAGATTCTCCAACAAACTTTCTCTGTGCTTTTTCTAGACCATCAATAGGTAAGATGCTTTCAGAAATCTCTAAATGATTAACAAATTGAATAAATTCCTTTTTTAAATCAGAAAATGTACTGAATGATTTTATCTTGTTTTTACAACCTTTTAAAACAATAACAATGTATTCTCTGTTTAAATTTAGGTTCTCAAAAAAAGTAAAGTATAAACTTAAAAGTTGATTTTTTTTATCGAAAGAAACAAATTCTTCACTTTCATTTAATACTTCTAAAGAATTATTAAAAAGTTCTTTAAAAACTGTTTTTTCAACTTTTTTTAAAGACTTAAAATGTTTGTGAAAAGAAGTTGTTTCAATCTTTACAGTTTCACAGAAATCTTCAACATCTAAAGGTTTGTTTTGATGTTCTACAACGAAATCCATGTACAAAGTAAGGATGTCTAATTTAGAAACTTTTTTCTTTTTTGCCATGTAACAAAAATACGAAACGTTTTATGGTTAAAAGAATAAGAAATGATATAAAAACAAAAAACCAAGTTAAAATTTAACTTGGTTTTTATCTAAATGTTAGGGAACTTTTTAAGCAAAAACTTTGCTTAACTTTTTCTTTCCATCTATTATTTGAGCTTTTACTGATTCTAACGTATCAAAAATTAAATTTTGTTGATTCGCCATTAACTTTACGCCACCTTTTAAAGCTTTGTCAGTTACTTTTTGCCAGTTTTCAGCAATTGTAATTGTTTCTAAAACTACTTCTTCAGTTGTGTTTAAAGCATAATCATTTGCTTTTTTTGCAGAATTTTTTGCAGTATCAATTACGTTGTTTAATTTTTCGGTAACTTTTATATTTTTAGTTTTCATTTGTATGAATTTTTAAAGTTGATAAAATTATTTCTTCTCCCAGTTTTTAACTGCTTCCATATCTCCTTTTAAAGCCAATTTTGCTTGTGCTTTCCAACCAGATAAATCATAAATTTTTGCATTTATTCCTGCATCAGTCAACAATTGATTCATGTTTTTAAGCGTCATTTTTGCAATTTGATCATAAGCAGTTACACCTAAATCATTTAAAGAAGTTTCTAAAACAGGTCCAATTCCTTTAATTACTTTTAAATCGTCTTTTACATCCGTTTTTACAACCACTACTTTTTCTACTTCAACTTCTACTTTTTTAGTAACCGCTTTTTTCTTTGGAGCCGTTTTTTTAGTAGTAGTTTTTTTAGCTGGAGCTTTTTTAGATTTTGTACCTGTAGCTTTATTTACCTTTCCTTTTACGTCATCAATAACGTCTTCTGTATAATCTTCTATTTTTTCTTTAACATCTTCAATTGTATTTGTGATGTTCTTTTTTAATTTAGAAGACATTTTTTCTGCTTTCTTAACTAATTTATTGTTAGAAACTTCTTTTTCGATTTTGTCTTTCATTTCTTCAGCTTTTTCAACTAAAGGATGTTCAGATACCATTTTCTTTGCATTTTCTAACATTTTTGGGTCGTAACCAACCAATGTTTTTAAACGCTCTGTTCCGTTTTCTAACTGACCTTTAATAGATTCTGCAGTTTCTACAACCATATTAATTTGTTGCTTTGTTAATGGTTCTGCTTTCTTTACTAATTTAGCCGTTAATTTTTGCCATTTTTCTCCTGTCTTAACAGTAGTTTCAATTGCGTTAAAAGAAGCATCAATTAAATCGTTATTTATTTTCTTTACGATTGCTTTTGCTTTTCCTAATTTGTTATCTTTTTTAGATTTTTTTGTTGCCATAATATATGTTTTTGTGCGTTGTTTATTAATTTATACTGCAAATATAATTTCTGTTAGTTGCAGATGAGTTGCATTTTAGTTTTTACTGAAAAAATCTACAGTTTTGTTTATTTTTTTCCAAACCAAACTTTTTACATTTTCAGCTTTATTGAAGAAATTTTCTTGTTGCTTTGCTGTAAAACTTAAAGTGCTTTTTAATTTCTTTGCTGTAAATTTTTGTAAATCTTCAGTTGTATTTATTGTTTTCAAAACAGCTTTTTCTGTAGATTCTAAAGCGAAATCATTTAACTTTAATGTATTGTCTTTTATATTTATTGTTGAAATAGTTTTCATCTTTTTTTAGTTTTATTTACTAATTATGATGCAAACATAAAAAATGGAAGTTGCAAATGAGTTGCAGATTAAGTAAGAGGTTGTATTTTAGGTAATTGCTTCTATTTCTTGTAGTAGTTTTTTTGTTTCAGGAAGTGGAGAAATTCCATACTCTTCTTCTAAAATAACCTCACATTTCATATAGGTTTTTATTGCTTGAGGTCTGTTGCCTTTAACAATATAAGCCTTCATTTGTATTCTGTAAGCTTCTTCCCAAGCAGCATCAATTGCCAATGCATTTTGCGCCAAACGAATACTTTCTATAGGTTTTTCTTCCAATAAAATTTCTGCTAAAGTAATATAGGCTCCTAAAATAAGTAACTGCGATCTTTCTCTTTCTTCGGAAGTCCAATCTTCGTAAATTCTGTTTGGTAAATAAGAACCTTTGTATAAATTTATAGCATTTTGATATGCTTTTTTAGCAACTTCATTATCAACTTCAAAAGCCTGATTTCCTAAAATGATATATTTTTCTAACGCTTCAACATCAATCCAAAGTTTTTCCAAATCAATTTGATAACTAACACCTTGCCTTGTAATGTAAATCGCTTCAGTTCTAGAAGGTCTGTTGGGTTCTAAAACCTTGTTAATTCCATGAAGTGCCACTTTAAAATCTCTGTCGTTCCAATCTTCCCAAAGATGATCCATTATTTTTTCTTTGTGAAGCGCGTTTCTTTTTCTGTATGAAATTAAATATTGTAAAAGCTGAATGGTTTTATCTCTTCCCCATTCTTTAGCATCTATTTTTTCTTGATTTCTCCACAAATTAAAACCACCTAAAGTTTGAATGCGAATTGTTGCATTCTCTTGAAAGATTTCTAATTCTTGTAATTGTTGAAGTAAATCTGACATATAAATAACTACTTCTTTTTGTTCAATTTGTCAATTTTCGAAGTCAATTTTTTCATTTCTGATGACAAATCTTGAATCTGATTTTGAATTTTATTAAAGTCAGATCTTGATGCATTTCTCCATTCATTTATATGAACTTTCTCGCCAATTTCTTCACCAAAAGAACTTATTTTTCCTTGGATTTCATCTTGTAAATTCGTCAGCTGTTTTTTAGGGTCTTTTAAAGTGTCTTTAATAATTTGTGGACCTACATTTTTAATGGTTTTCCACATAGAAAGACTTTTATCTAAAATAGTTTCTTGCTTTTCTGAACTTTCATGTTTTGTAGCTTCTTCTGTTAATTCTGCCAATTTTTGTTGCATAAAAGAAAGTGCATCATTAAAATCCGTAAAACGTTGTTCTTCTCCATCTTGAATATGAGAGATTTTTCCACGCCATTGCACAGAAGATTCTCCTTTTTCTTCAAATATTTGCTGATTAAAACGCACCATAAAAGAGGCAGTTTGTTCTTGTTTTTTTGTCATAGTCTCAATTTTATCCTGGCTCTTTTTCAGAGCCAACTTCATATCTTAATAACCCTTTAAAAGCATCATTTACGGTATTTCCTTCGTACAAAACTTTATAAATTTCTTGAGAAATAGGCATATCAACATTATAATCTTTTGCTAATTCTACCACAACTTTTGCAGTTTTTACACCTTCTGCAACTTCATTCATTTCGTTAATAATTTGCCCTAAACTTTTTCCTCTTCCTAATTGAAAACCAACATGATGATTTCTACTTTTAGCACTCGAACAAGTTGCCACTAAATCTCCCATTCCTGCTAAACCTGCAAATGTTCTTTGTTTTCCACCCATTGCAATTCCCAACCTTGTCAATTCCGACAAACCTCTGGTAATAATTGCGGCTCTTGTGTTGTCCCCTGCATTTGCGCCATCTCCCATTCCTGTTGCAATGGCAATAATGTTTTTTAAAGCGCCACCTAATTCACAACCAATAACATCTGTATTTGTATACACACGAAAAAGACCAGAACTAAAAACGCTTTGTAATCTGGTTGCAATAGACTTGTCAACCATTGCAATAACAGCAGCAGCAGCGTTTCCAAAATGAATTTCTTTTGCCAAATTTGGACCCGTTAAAACTCCTGCAGGATGTCCAGGCATTATTTCGTTAACAATTTCTGTCATTCGCATTTTTGTGCTAATCTCTAAACCTTTTGCCAAGTTTATAATAGGAACCCAAGGTCGAATATGAGGTTTTGCTTCTTCTAAAACTTTTCTAAAACTTTGTGCAGGAACGCCCATAACAATAACATCTGCTTCTTCTACAGTTTCTTTTATGGATGATGATGCTCTTAAGGAAGATGTTAGTTTAGCATTTGGCAAATATTTCTCATTTGTATGATGCTCATTAATCTCGTTAACTGTTTCTTGGTTTCTTGCCCAAAGAATTGTTTCCGCATTTTTTGCAGTTAAAGAAGCAACAGTTGTTCCCCAAGATCCACCACCTAATAATCCTACTTTTAGTTTCATAAAATGTACTTTTAGTTGATTAATTTTCTAATTCTTTCTGAAATAAATTACGAACATCTTCCACGTACGTATCTATATTTTTTGGTTTCCATTCAGAAGTATCTACAGGATCTAAAACAACCACTTCTATATGCGTTGGTTTAAAGATTTTACTTCCTTTTGGCATTGCCATATATGCGTTTTTAATTACAATTGGTATAATTGGAACTCCACCTTTCATTGCTAAATGAAACGCACCTTTTTTAAATTTCCCTAAAGTTTTAGTTCCACTTCTGGTGCCTTCTGGCGCAATTACTATAGAAATTCCGTCTTTTAAAGCTTGTACTGCAGGTTTCATGGCTGCAATTGCTTTTGTTTTATCAGATCTATCAATAAAAATAGCACCCATAGCTTTAAAAATTGGTCCCATTGGTGTGTATTCTAATTCCTTTTTCGCAACTCCAGCAATGTCTTTTCGTAATAATTTCATCAAAATGAAAAAATCCGCAGAACTTTGGTGGTTGAAACAAAAAACTGCGGGTCTAAAATCTTCTAAATTATGTTTTCCTTTTACTGCAATATCTAATCCAGCCAATTTTGTTCCTAAATCGCCAATACTTGCAAAAGTTGCATTTGCACCTTCTTGTCTCGACATTTTTAAAGTTCCTGTAACTAATCCTTTAAATGCTGATGGATAAATACTTGCGCCTGCCAAAGCAGTTCTTACGCCATTAATAATTGGTTTCTTTTTGGTTTCTTTAAAACGAAGAATAGGCCAATTACTTTCGAAAGCAACTTGAGATAATCTACTGTCAGGATTTGTCGCAACCGGATTTCCAACAATTTCCATTAATGGGAAATCATCTATACTGTCTGTGTAAAAGAAACTTTTAGATAAATCGATATTATTTGATTTTGCAAACTTTCTTCCAGCTTTCGCTTTTCCTTCTGCCCAACACATTTCACTAATAGAACCTGTAAATTTTCCTTTTCGTATTTCCATCTCTGTACAGTAAATATCAGTAATTCCTAATTCGTTGGCAATTGGAGTTACTTGATAACGTGTTGCTGCAGAAATAATAACAACTTGATGTCCTTTTTCTAAATGTGAAGCAATTAATGCTCTCGATTCTGGATAAATTGTATTTGCTAAATGATTTGCATACACTTCTTCACCTAAATCGTAAAAATCTTTTTCTTTGATTCCTTTTACACCAGATGCAGAAATTTTTGTTAGAATTTCAAAATCTCTATTTCCTGCTGCATAAATTAAAATTGTTGCAAATTGAGAAAGCAATTCTTTGGCGGTAGATTTTCCACTAAATAATCTCGATTGCATAAATTTCTTTGCTGAAAAATCATTGATTAACGTTCTGTCTAAATCGAAAAAAGCAGCAATATGTGGCCCTTCTTCTTGTTTTTCGATTTGTTTAGAAACACTATTTAATTCTGAACCAGGAACAATTTCTGTTGCTGTTTCATTGTTTTGTTGAATGCTTTTTTTGTTGATGACAACTTCTAATCTACGAAGATAATTTAGACGTTCTGTTAAATTGTCTAACAATTCCATCCAAATATCTAATTCTTTAAAATCTATTTTTTTATCAATAGGAGTTAGTTTGCTGTTTTTTGCCAAACGTAAAGCGCTTACCAAAAATGGTTTAGAAACACTATCTAATCTGCTAATTCGAGATTGCCAATGCAATTCTTTTCCTTTAAAAAGACATAGTTCTATAAAATCAGCATCGTTAAAATCATCTTCTAAATCCCAAGTATGTAAGGTGTGACAAACTACTTTATTTGCTTCCAAATAAATTTGAAGAATTGCTTTTGAAACAAATAATTCTTGTTTCGATAATAATTTATCAATATCTCCTTCTGGATTGCTAATAATTGCTCTCCAATTTTTGTCAAATAATTCTAATTCAGCTTCAATTTCACTACTGAATTGTGGTTTGTTGGTATAGAAAAATTCAAACTTAAATAAATTTCGAAGGCGCATTATTTCTGTCCAAAAAGATAAAATTCTATCCGTTTTTTCATCTTTAATTTTTACCAAAGCCATTTCTATAAAAGCTCTGTGATACAAATGAGCAGAAGCCATATTTGCATAATAAGTAGCCGTTAAAAACTCATTTTGAGTTAAACTATATTGTGTTTTATAACCTGCTTTGTTTTTCTGAACAATTCCAGCACTTTTTAATAAATTTAATGCTTTTTGCACAGTTACTGCAATACTATTTCCTCTGTCTATTAGAACATCTTCTTTTCGTTGTTCTATGTAATTCATCAACTTTAAAACACTAAACTCTAATTCTTTTTTTGTGAGTGCAAAACTGCTTAAAAGTACGTTACAAACTAAAGAAACGGTTGTTACTGGAGTTATCATATTTGCTTTAT harbors:
- a CDS encoding NAD(P)H-dependent glycerol-3-phosphate dehydrogenase; the protein is MKLKVGLLGGGSWGTTVASLTAKNAETILWARNQETVNEINEHHTNEKYLPNAKLTSSLRASSSIKETVEEADVIVMGVPAQSFRKVLEEAKPHIRPWVPIINLAKGLEISTKMRMTEIVNEIMPGHPAGVLTGPNLAKEIHFGNAAAAVIAMVDKSIATRLQSVFSSGLFRVYTNTDVIGCELGGALKNIIAIATGMGDGANAGDNTRAAIITRGLSELTRLGIAMGGKQRTFAGLAGMGDLVATCSSAKSRNHHVGFQLGRGKSLGQIINEMNEVAEGVKTAKVVVELAKDYNVDMPISQEIYKVLYEGNTVNDAFKGLLRYEVGSEKEPG
- a CDS encoding HAD-IB family hydrolase, with protein sequence MEHTMQNIIQHAEFKNSLKEIAKELKLDLSEVQKTAANCIEELYSQQHPIANTVSVRGFQYLLSKAYNDKIDIDPSEIKKLMKIMRQNSVAFILTHKTYLDTVVLVSTLARYGMPIPFSFGGINLAFPGFKQLGKNSGLIFIRRSFKDDIIYKAALRHYIASLIENGDHLTWNIEGTRSRTGKIVYPQMGILKYIMEGEKQSTKDIKYIPVSIVYDLIPDVKEMMEEGKGKEKKSENVAAFFKYFKKLGNEFGKAAIRFGDPVDASAHQNAIIPDIEEDSYSDKNTLPRFAFELIHKANMITPVTTVSLVCNVLLSSFALTKKELEFSVLKLMNYIEQRKEDVLIDRGNSIAVTVQKALNLLKSAGIVQKNKAGYKTQYSLTQNEFLTATYYANMASAHLYHRAFIEMALVKIKDEKTDRILSFWTEIMRLRNLFKFEFFYTNKPQFSSEIEAELELFDKNWRAIISNPEGDIDKLLSKQELFVSKAILQIYLEANKVVCHTLHTWDLEDDFNDADFIELCLFKGKELHWQSRISRLDSVSKPFLVSALRLAKNSKLTPIDKKIDFKELDIWMELLDNLTERLNYLRRLEVVINKKSIQQNNETATEIVPGSELNSVSKQIEKQEEGPHIAAFFDLDRTLINDFSAKKFMQSRLFSGKSTAKELLSQFATILIYAAGNRDFEILTKISASGVKGIKEKDFYDLGEEVYANHLANTIYPESRALIASHLEKGHQVVIISAATRYQVTPIANELGITDIYCTEMEIRKGKFTGSISEMCWAEGKAKAGRKFAKSNNIDLSKSFFYTDSIDDFPLMEIVGNPVATNPDSRLSQVAFESNWPILRFKETKKKPIINGVRTALAGASIYPSAFKGLVTGTLKMSRQEGANATFASIGDLGTKLAGLDIAVKGKHNLEDFRPAVFCFNHQSSADFFILMKLLRKDIAGVAKKELEYTPMGPIFKAMGAIFIDRSDKTKAIAAMKPAVQALKDGISIVIAPEGTRSGTKTLGKFKKGAFHLAMKGGVPIIPIVIKNAYMAMPKGSKIFKPTHIEVVVLDPVDTSEWKPKNIDTYVEDVRNLFQKELEN